A single window of Salvia splendens isolate huo1 chromosome 8, SspV2, whole genome shotgun sequence DNA harbors:
- the LOC121745426 gene encoding bifunctional riboflavin kinase/FMN phosphatase-like, whose product MPMTTSLRKLASCVILDLDGTLLNTDTIVHDVLKGYLVKYGKQWDGRRSDRVVGKTPYEAATAIVEDYELPITTNELLSELSPIFSEKWCSIKAQPGANRLINHLRSHGVLMGLASNSSKENIETKISYHHGWKESFSVILGGDEVTCAKPSPEIYLETAKRLEVEVASCLVIEDSLPGVAAAKAAGMEVVAVPSLPKQSHNFTSADEVINSLLDLRPEKWGLPAFEDWLEGTLPIEPWYIGGPVIKGYGRGSKVLGIPTANLSTEGYSDLLLEHPSGVYFGWAGLATRGVYKMVMSIGWNPYFNNTEKTIEPWLLHDFKEDFYGEDLRLAIVGYIRPETNFSSLESLIAKIHEDGEIAEKALQLPQYSKYRDDPYFKSS is encoded by the exons ATGCCAATGACAACCTCTTTGAGAAAGCTCGCGTCCTGCGTTATCCTTGATTTGGATGGAACACTTCTTAATACAG ACACCATTGTGCACGATGTCTTGAAGGGTTACTTGGTAAAGTATGGAAAGCAATGGGATGGAAGAAGATCTGATAGAGTTGTTGGAAAGACACCCTATGAAGCTGCAACTGCTATTGTTGAAGATTATGAACTTCCCATAACTACAAATGAGCTTTTATCAGAACTTTCTCCAATATTCTCCGAGAA GTGGTGCAGCATCAAAGCCCAACCTGGCGCCAACAGGTTAATTAACCATTTGAGGAGTCATGGCGTGTTGATGGGCTTGGCTTCAAATTCCTCAAAGGAAAATATTGAAACTAAGATTTCTTATCATCATG GCTGGAAAGAATCGTTCTCTGTCATTTTAGGTGGTGATGAAGTCACTTGTGCGAAGCCATCTCCTGAGAT ATATCTTGAAACTGCTAAGAGGCTGGAGGTAGAAGTTGCAAGTTGTCTTGTCATTGAAGATTCACT GCCGGGTGTTGCTGCTGCTAAGGCTGCTGGAATGGAAGTGGTTGCTGTTCCGTCACTTCCTAAACAATCCCATAATTTTACCTCGGCAGATGAGGTGATTAATTCCCTCCTAGACTTGCGACCCGAAAAATGGGGCCTACCCGCATTTGAAGACT GGTTGGAAGGTACTTTACCAATAGAACCATGGTACATTGGTGGTCCCGTCATCAAGGGCTATGGCCGTGGTTCAAAGGTTCTCGGGATTCCTACAG CTAATTTGTCGACTGAAGGTTACTCGGATCTCCTCTTGGAGCATCCTTCTGGTGTTTACTTTGGGTGGGCTGGTCTAGCAACTCGAGGTGTTTACAAGATGGTAATGAGCATAGGTTGGAACCCTTACTTCAACAACACTgaaaagacaatt GAGCCATGGTTGCTTCATGATTTTAAAGAAGATTTCTATGGTGAAGACCTACGTCTTGCTATTGTCGGCTACATACGGCCTGAG ACCAACTTTTCGTCGCTTGAGAGCTTGATAGCAAAGATCCACGAGGACGGAGAGATTGCTGAGAAAGCGCTTCAACTTCCCCAGTATTCCAAGTATAGGGATGATCCATATTTCAAAAGTTCCTAA
- the LOC121743277 gene encoding myosin-4-like isoform X2, which produces MVTATSMATRSSLELMLDKLQQLEEQPPDTPPPLPVRPVSRARRARLPRPPGRHSHRNGIAAASHHILEKKHEFGDLKGGAEKGVCKIQKCYRGYRVRCCNWELKRGAIALQSFIRGQNARRGYERRCRILSATITIQKQGRKYLELRSASLNPNQRRQREAEKTKDQTRIPYTSLVDLQKRVVRTEAKLRAKNEENAALKRRLLEIEKKWQQREERMASMEKEWQDQLTYIQECLAAAAKKNQSPQIRYSNRFQIPENGRGLHIPMNSNSNVVDEDDEVGEERVCLKLRPREELQKLSVRFKEWKKEYKNKLRKAQSTFKKTSKSHKNWWGRLSN; this is translated from the exons ATGGTAACAGCGACCTCCATGGCGACTCGCAGCTCGCTGGAGCTCATGCTCGATAAACTGCAGCAGCTGGAGGAGCAGCCGCCCGACACTCCGCCTCCGCTCCCCGTTAGGCCAGTCTCTAGGGCCCGGAGAGCCCGGCTGCCGCGGCCGCCGGGCAGGCATTCTCATAGAAATGGAATTGCAGCTGCATCTCACCATATTTTGGAAAAG AAGCACGAATTTGGGGATCTGAAAGGAGGAGCAGAAAAAGGAGTGTGCAAGATCCAGAAATGCTACCGCGGTTACCGAGTTCGTTGCTGCAATTGGGAGCTGAAAAGGGGAGCGATCGCCCTGCAATCGT TTATTCGAGGCCAAAACGCGAGAAGGGGATACGAACGAAGATGCAGAATTCTTAGTGCTACTATCACAATACAGAAACAAGGCAGAAAGTATCTCGAGCTTCGCTCTG CCAGTCTGAATCCCAATCAACGGCGGCAACGAGAAGCGGAGAAAACCAAG GATCAAACTCGAATTCCGTACACATCTCTGGTTGATCTTCAAAAGCGAGTGGTGAGAACAGAGGCCAAGCTCAGGGCGAAGAATGAGGAAAACGCCGCGTTGAAGAGGAGACTGTTGGAAATTGAGAAGAAATGGCAGCAGCGCGAGGAGAGGATGGCGTCGATGGAGAAGGAATGGCAAGATCAATTAacatatatacaa GAATGCTTAGCTGCTGCGGCTAAGAAGAATCAATCGCCTCAAATCCGATATTCCAATCGATTCCAAATTCCAGAAAACGGAAGGGGTTTGCATATTCCGATGAATTCCAATAGTAATGTTGTGGATGAAGACGATGAAGTTGGAGAGGAGCGAGTGTGCCTCAAACTCCGCCCTCGCGAGGAGCTTCAGAAACTGAGTGTAAGATTTAAGGAATGGAAGAAAGAGTACAAGAATAAGCTAAGGAAGGCACAATCAACCTTCAAGAAGACTTCAAAGAGCCACAAGAATTGGTGGGGAAGATTATCCAACTAA
- the LOC121743277 gene encoding myosin-4-like isoform X1, whose amino-acid sequence MVTATSMATRSSLELMLDKLQQLEEQPPDTPPPLPVRPVSRARRARLPRPPGRHSHRNGIAAASHHILEKKHEFGDLKGGAEKGVCKIQKCYRGYRVRCCNWELKRGAIALQSFIRGQNARRGYERRCRILSATITIQKQGRKYLELRSAASLNPNQRRQREAEKTKDQTRIPYTSLVDLQKRVVRTEAKLRAKNEENAALKRRLLEIEKKWQQREERMASMEKEWQDQLTYIQECLAAAAKKNQSPQIRYSNRFQIPENGRGLHIPMNSNSNVVDEDDEVGEERVCLKLRPREELQKLSVRFKEWKKEYKNKLRKAQSTFKKTSKSHKNWWGRLSN is encoded by the exons ATGGTAACAGCGACCTCCATGGCGACTCGCAGCTCGCTGGAGCTCATGCTCGATAAACTGCAGCAGCTGGAGGAGCAGCCGCCCGACACTCCGCCTCCGCTCCCCGTTAGGCCAGTCTCTAGGGCCCGGAGAGCCCGGCTGCCGCGGCCGCCGGGCAGGCATTCTCATAGAAATGGAATTGCAGCTGCATCTCACCATATTTTGGAAAAG AAGCACGAATTTGGGGATCTGAAAGGAGGAGCAGAAAAAGGAGTGTGCAAGATCCAGAAATGCTACCGCGGTTACCGAGTTCGTTGCTGCAATTGGGAGCTGAAAAGGGGAGCGATCGCCCTGCAATCGT TTATTCGAGGCCAAAACGCGAGAAGGGGATACGAACGAAGATGCAGAATTCTTAGTGCTACTATCACAATACAGAAACAAGGCAGAAAGTATCTCGAGCTTCGCTCTG CAGCCAGTCTGAATCCCAATCAACGGCGGCAACGAGAAGCGGAGAAAACCAAG GATCAAACTCGAATTCCGTACACATCTCTGGTTGATCTTCAAAAGCGAGTGGTGAGAACAGAGGCCAAGCTCAGGGCGAAGAATGAGGAAAACGCCGCGTTGAAGAGGAGACTGTTGGAAATTGAGAAGAAATGGCAGCAGCGCGAGGAGAGGATGGCGTCGATGGAGAAGGAATGGCAAGATCAATTAacatatatacaa GAATGCTTAGCTGCTGCGGCTAAGAAGAATCAATCGCCTCAAATCCGATATTCCAATCGATTCCAAATTCCAGAAAACGGAAGGGGTTTGCATATTCCGATGAATTCCAATAGTAATGTTGTGGATGAAGACGATGAAGTTGGAGAGGAGCGAGTGTGCCTCAAACTCCGCCCTCGCGAGGAGCTTCAGAAACTGAGTGTAAGATTTAAGGAATGGAAGAAAGAGTACAAGAATAAGCTAAGGAAGGCACAATCAACCTTCAAGAAGACTTCAAAGAGCCACAAGAATTGGTGGGGAAGATTATCCAACTAA